In the genome of Gemmatimonadota bacterium, one region contains:
- a CDS encoding MoxR family ATPase, producing MTAFTSAQDVFQRFEAQHYICGPDLATPVFLMERLEKPLLVEGPPGVGKTEIAKMLAGALDRRLIRLQCYEGLDESKALYEWEYTKQLLYTQMLKDRIGELLKSTDTLGNAVETLNREDSAFFSRNFLLPRPLLEAILAPQPVVLLVDEIDRSDDEFESFLLEVLSDFQVSIPELGTLTAAQRPLVVLTSNANRTLSEALRRRCLYLYINYPSLEQEVRIVLRKTPGIDEELANQVVRFVQKIRTLNMRKPPSIAETIDWALALVVLNAQHLSRDILSSTLNVLMKDREDIERIMRDGYHDQAAG from the coding sequence GCACTATATCTGCGGACCCGACCTGGCCACGCCCGTGTTCCTCATGGAGCGGCTCGAGAAGCCGCTGCTGGTAGAGGGACCGCCCGGCGTGGGGAAGACGGAGATCGCGAAGATGCTCGCCGGCGCGCTGGACCGCCGCCTGATCCGCCTTCAGTGCTACGAGGGGCTGGACGAATCCAAGGCCCTCTACGAATGGGAATACACCAAGCAGCTGCTGTACACGCAAATGCTTAAGGACCGCATCGGCGAACTGCTGAAGAGTACGGACACGCTCGGCAACGCGGTGGAGACGCTCAACCGGGAGGACAGCGCCTTCTTCTCCCGTAATTTCCTGCTGCCGCGCCCCCTGCTCGAAGCGATTCTCGCGCCGCAACCCGTCGTCCTCCTGGTCGACGAGATCGACCGGTCGGACGATGAATTCGAGAGCTTCCTTCTGGAGGTGCTGAGCGATTTCCAGGTCAGCATCCCGGAACTCGGCACTCTGACCGCGGCCCAACGCCCCCTCGTGGTGTTGACGAGCAACGCCAACCGTACGCTTTCCGAGGCGCTCAGACGGCGGTGCCTGTATCTTTACATCAACTATCCCTCCCTCGAGCAGGAGGTCCGGATCGTCCTTCGCAAGACTCCGGGCATCGACGAGGAGCTGGCCAACCAGGTCGTCCGGTTCGTCCAGAAGATCAGGACGCTCAACATGCGCAAGCCCCCGAGCATCGCCGAAACGATCGACTGGGCGCTGGCACTGGTGGTCCTGAACGCCCAGCACCTCTCGCGCGACATCCTTTCGAGCACGCTGAACGTCCTGATGAAGGACCGGGAGGACATCGAAAGGATCATGCGGGACGGCTACCATGATCAAGCGGCTGGTTGA
- a CDS encoding VWA domain-containing protein, whose protein sequence is MIKRLVEFARLLRQSGVRVSMAETLDAAEVLRHAQVTERPAFKASLRSTLVKTREDIPAFDEAFERFFLVQVGEDAEELDDPCGETEGPPDGQPDLDDGQDEGDQDIRRLQEEQGEAVAGDGEGDPADGDDTEELEGELERMLARVQVGEQASDAVTEPGTQPNQQAEDVDLYQELPPGDVENLYEAVEELARNLVTRKSLRFRKSRHGRVDIKKTIQRSFRTGNLPFHIIYKHRKIKKNELVVLCDVSGSVWEVARFFIKLVHEMQNQFSRARSFLFVDRINEVTDEFDRRPFEEIVENMKDDHALNFFGLSDFGRAFYQFHDEHLLSLSRDTVLVILGDARTNWFDPQDWVLGEIQGRVHQTIWLNPEPVQYWDTDDSVMSRYSPHCDHVLECRNLAQLQDVGELILRA, encoded by the coding sequence ATGATCAAGCGGCTGGTTGAATTCGCCAGGCTGCTCAGGCAATCCGGCGTACGCGTATCCATGGCCGAGACCCTGGACGCCGCCGAAGTCCTCCGTCACGCGCAGGTCACCGAACGGCCGGCCTTCAAGGCGTCCCTGCGGTCCACCCTGGTCAAGACCCGCGAGGACATCCCCGCCTTCGACGAGGCCTTCGAACGGTTCTTCCTGGTCCAGGTGGGCGAAGACGCGGAGGAGCTCGACGATCCCTGCGGGGAAACCGAAGGGCCGCCCGACGGCCAGCCCGACCTCGACGACGGGCAGGACGAGGGGGACCAGGATATCAGGCGTCTCCAGGAAGAGCAGGGCGAGGCCGTGGCGGGGGACGGGGAAGGAGACCCCGCGGACGGAGATGATACCGAGGAACTCGAAGGCGAACTGGAGCGGATGCTCGCCCGCGTGCAGGTGGGTGAGCAGGCGTCCGACGCGGTCACCGAGCCCGGCACGCAGCCGAACCAGCAGGCGGAGGACGTCGACCTCTACCAGGAACTGCCTCCGGGTGACGTCGAGAACCTGTACGAGGCGGTGGAGGAACTCGCCCGGAACCTGGTGACGCGCAAGTCTCTGCGTTTCAGGAAGTCGCGCCATGGCCGGGTGGACATCAAGAAGACGATCCAGCGGAGTTTCCGCACGGGAAACCTGCCCTTTCACATCATCTACAAGCACCGCAAGATCAAGAAGAACGAACTGGTCGTGCTGTGCGACGTGTCGGGATCGGTCTGGGAGGTCGCCCGGTTCTTCATCAAGCTGGTCCACGAAATGCAGAACCAGTTCAGCCGGGCCCGGAGCTTCCTCTTCGTGGACCGGATCAACGAGGTGACCGACGAGTTCGACCGCAGGCCCTTCGAAGAGATCGTCGAGAACATGAAGGACGACCACGCGCTGAATTTCTTCGGGCTGAGCGATTTCGGCAGGGCCTTCTACCAGTTCCACGACGAACACCTGCTCTCCCTCTCGCGGGATACGGTGCTCGTCATCCTGGGCGACGCGCGGACCAACTGGTTCGACCCCCAGGACTGGGTGCTGGGTGAGATCCAGGGAAGGGTCCACCAGACGATCTGGCTGAACCCCGAGCCCGTGCAGTACTGGGACACCGACGATTCCGTCATGTCCAGGTACAGCCCGCACTGCGATCACGTGCTGGAATGCCGGAACCTGGCCCAGCTCCAGGATGTCGGTGAACTGATCCTCAGGGCGTGA
- a CDS encoding DUF4159 domain-containing protein, translating into MKHARIPKSIGMALAVCLACLAGVALWTARGSGDSGHDLFLRNDFTFGRVVYQNSGGFYRGWGWGRWSVDFPSADANVIRALRATTSLKINEPQAVELTDPDLFDIPFLYILEVGSLQFSQEEVDALREYLLRGGFLMVDDFHGSRQWAVWESQMKRVFPERDIEEVPAGHAIFHCYYDFDEYPLVPGTAALWRPGNYERDGALYGHRLRGITDDGGRLMVLMNWNADLGDGWEHAADPGYPRAYSVIAYRLAVNYAIYAMTH; encoded by the coding sequence ATGAAACACGCCCGCATTCCAAAAAGCATCGGAATGGCCCTGGCGGTCTGCCTGGCCTGCCTGGCCGGCGTGGCGCTGTGGACGGCCCGCGGCAGCGGAGATTCCGGCCACGACCTCTTCCTGCGCAATGATTTTACTTTCGGCCGGGTCGTGTACCAGAACTCCGGCGGGTTCTACCGGGGATGGGGATGGGGGCGGTGGTCGGTGGATTTCCCGTCGGCCGACGCCAACGTGATCCGCGCCCTGCGGGCCACGACCTCCCTCAAGATAAACGAACCGCAGGCCGTGGAGCTGACGGACCCCGATCTGTTCGATATTCCCTTCCTGTATATCCTGGAAGTCGGATCCTTGCAGTTCAGCCAGGAGGAAGTGGACGCCCTGCGGGAGTACCTGCTGCGCGGCGGATTCCTGATGGTGGACGATTTCCACGGATCGCGCCAGTGGGCGGTATGGGAATCGCAAATGAAGCGGGTATTTCCCGAACGCGACATCGAGGAAGTCCCCGCGGGCCACGCGATATTCCACTGCTACTACGATTTCGACGAGTATCCCCTGGTGCCCGGTACCGCGGCCCTGTGGAGACCGGGCAACTACGAGCGGGACGGTGCGTTGTACGGCCACCGGCTGCGGGGCATAACCGATGACGGCGGCAGGCTCATGGTGCTGATGAACTGGAACGCGGACCTGGGCGACGGATGGGAACACGCGGCCGATCCAGGGTACCCGCGCGCGTATTCCGTGATCGCGTACCGGCTTGCCGTGAACTACGCCATCTACGCGATGACGCACTGA
- a CDS encoding [LysW]-lysine hydrolase encodes MSTARDDIALLRDLVERYSPSTQEGEAVSCLVDAMDRRGLRARVDEAGNAVGEIGRGEPHIALIGHIDTVPGIVPIREESGRLYGRGTVDAKGPLAAFAAAASRLTETTGGRITVVGAVEEECPTSKGARHLVDRMRPDCVFIGEPSGWDSVTIGYKGHVGFDYRLEQPNAHHAGDHRRAAERAIDLYNAMQARVADQATGSEFGSPRLELRRFNTTDEGLTEGVEAYFSVRVPPGYDLESLIGFVMEQAGPAEIECDQRLPGVVAAKNTALIRALLRGIRQKGGRPTFKKKTGTSDMCIVGPAWKCPIAAYGPGDSSLDHTPDEHIVLEEYLRSVEVLTVALKQLTSTA; translated from the coding sequence ATGAGTACCGCCCGTGACGACATCGCGCTGCTGCGGGACCTGGTCGAGCGGTACAGCCCTTCCACGCAGGAGGGCGAGGCCGTTTCCTGCCTGGTGGACGCCATGGATCGTCGGGGCCTCCGCGCCCGCGTGGACGAGGCCGGGAACGCGGTGGGCGAGATTGGCCGCGGCGAACCGCACATTGCCCTGATCGGGCATATTGACACGGTACCCGGGATCGTTCCTATCCGGGAGGAATCGGGCAGGCTCTACGGCCGCGGCACGGTGGACGCCAAGGGTCCCCTGGCCGCCTTCGCCGCCGCCGCGAGCCGGCTCACGGAAACCACCGGCGGCCGGATCACCGTCGTCGGCGCCGTGGAGGAGGAATGCCCCACCTCGAAGGGCGCCCGCCACCTGGTGGACCGCATGCGTCCCGACTGCGTATTCATCGGCGAACCGAGCGGCTGGGACAGCGTCACCATCGGGTACAAGGGCCATGTGGGGTTCGACTATCGCCTCGAGCAGCCCAACGCCCATCACGCCGGCGACCACAGGCGCGCCGCCGAACGGGCGATCGACCTGTACAACGCCATGCAAGCCCGCGTCGCCGACCAGGCCACGGGAAGCGAATTCGGGTCGCCCCGGCTCGAGTTGAGACGATTCAACACTACGGACGAGGGATTGACCGAGGGCGTCGAGGCGTACTTCTCGGTGCGCGTGCCGCCCGGTTACGACCTGGAAAGTTTGATCGGTTTCGTGATGGAACAGGCGGGCCCGGCGGAGATCGAATGCGACCAGCGGCTGCCGGGCGTGGTCGCCGCTAAGAACACGGCGCTGATCCGGGCGCTGTTGCGGGGTATCCGCCAGAAAGGCGGCCGGCCGACCTTCAAGAAGAAGACGGGCACGTCGGACATGTGTATCGTCGGACCGGCCTGGAAGTGCCCGATCGCGGCCTACGGACCCGGCGACTCCAGCCTGGACCATACGCCGGACGAGCACATCGTCCTGGAAGAGTACCTGCGCTCCGTCGAGGTATTGACGGTCGCGCTGAAGCAGCTGACCTCAACTGCTTAA
- a CDS encoding acetylornithine/succinylornithine family transaminase, which produces MTDYQALENQASMGILPKRDVVIVRGSGARLWDSDGKEYIDCIGGIGTANVGHCHPAVTEAIARQAERLVICPDTFYNDLRAELATALTRVAPEGLDRLFLCNSGTEAVEAALKFARVATGRTGIIAAQRGFHGRTFGALSATWNPKYRAPFEPLVPGFTHVKYNDASAMEESIGDGTAAVILEAVQGEGGVRIGDGAYLNRVAGLCRERGALFIVDEVQTGFGRTGAMFACEHQDLRPDMLCLAKAMAGGLPVGATLCAETVRGVPAMSHGNTFGGGPVVCAAGLATLRVLEEEGLIENARENGAYFRDALAALDAPFVREIRGMGLIIGVEMKGRVTPVLRGLMERGVMALPAGNTVLRFLPPLSITREEIDRVVETVGAVLGSLEA; this is translated from the coding sequence ATGACTGACTACCAGGCTCTGGAAAACCAGGCGTCGATGGGCATTCTGCCCAAGCGGGACGTGGTGATCGTCCGGGGCAGCGGCGCCCGCCTCTGGGACAGTGACGGCAAGGAGTACATCGATTGCATCGGCGGGATCGGCACGGCCAACGTAGGCCACTGCCATCCGGCCGTGACGGAGGCGATCGCGCGGCAGGCGGAGCGGCTCGTGATCTGTCCAGACACCTTCTACAACGACCTCCGGGCGGAACTGGCCACGGCCCTGACCCGGGTCGCCCCGGAGGGGCTGGACCGGCTCTTCCTTTGCAATTCGGGTACGGAGGCGGTGGAGGCGGCGCTTAAATTCGCCCGTGTCGCCACGGGGCGGACCGGCATCATCGCGGCCCAGCGCGGATTTCACGGACGTACCTTCGGGGCCCTGAGCGCGACCTGGAACCCCAAGTACCGCGCTCCCTTCGAACCCCTCGTTCCCGGTTTCACCCACGTGAAATACAACGATGCCTCCGCCATGGAGGAATCCATCGGCGACGGGACGGCGGCGGTGATCCTGGAAGCGGTGCAGGGCGAGGGCGGCGTCCGCATCGGCGACGGCGCGTATCTGAACCGCGTGGCGGGCCTGTGCCGGGAGCGCGGCGCCCTGTTCATCGTGGACGAAGTGCAGACCGGATTCGGCCGGACCGGTGCCATGTTCGCCTGCGAGCACCAGGATCTCCGGCCGGACATGCTCTGCCTGGCCAAGGCCATGGCCGGCGGCCTGCCCGTGGGCGCGACGCTCTGCGCCGAAACGGTCCGGGGCGTCCCCGCCATGTCCCACGGCAACACCTTCGGTGGCGGTCCGGTGGTCTGCGCGGCCGGCCTGGCCACGCTGCGCGTGCTGGAGGAGGAAGGACTCATCGAGAACGCCCGGGAGAACGGCGCGTATTTCCGGGATGCCCTCGCGGCACTGGACGCGCCTTTCGTCCGGGAGATCAGGGGCATGGGCCTGATCATCGGCGTCGAGATGAAGGGACGGGTCACCCCCGTCCTCCGCGGACTCATGGAACGCGGCGTGATGGCCCTGCCCGCGGGCAACACGGTGCTGCGCTTCCTCCCGCCCCTGTCGATTACCAGGGAGGAGATCGACCGGGTCGTAGAGACCGTGGGCGCGGTGCTGGGATCGTTGGAGGCTTAA
- a CDS encoding [LysW]-aminoadipate kinase: MIVVKTGGSRGINLDYVLEDLARQTEPLVLVHGASDELNQISEQLGKPPRMVTSPSGYTSRVTDQETLDIFTMVYCGKRNTRIVEKLQQLGVNAVGLSGVDGRLLEGRRKPNIRIVEDGRTKILRDDYTGRVERANVSLLTTLLDQGYLPVVSPPAISYEGEMINIDGDRAAAVIADALGAERLVILSNTPGFLEDADDEETLIPRISRDEIDEAIATHARDRMKKKLLGAKEALEVGVDQVILGDGRIPEPVTAALRGAGTVIG, from the coding sequence ATGATCGTGGTGAAGACGGGCGGAAGCCGGGGCATCAACCTGGATTACGTCCTGGAAGACCTCGCCCGGCAGACCGAGCCGCTGGTGCTGGTGCACGGCGCTTCCGACGAATTGAACCAGATCTCCGAGCAGCTGGGCAAGCCGCCCCGCATGGTCACGTCGCCGTCGGGATACACGAGCCGGGTCACCGATCAGGAAACACTGGACATCTTCACCATGGTGTACTGCGGAAAGCGCAACACCCGCATCGTCGAGAAACTGCAGCAGCTCGGGGTCAACGCCGTCGGCCTGAGCGGCGTGGACGGCCGCCTGCTCGAGGGCCGCCGGAAACCCAATATCCGCATCGTGGAGGACGGCAGGACGAAGATCCTGCGGGACGACTACACCGGCCGGGTCGAAAGGGCGAACGTGTCGCTCCTGACCACGCTCCTCGACCAGGGTTATCTGCCCGTCGTCAGTCCCCCCGCCATCAGCTACGAAGGCGAGATGATCAACATTGACGGGGACCGCGCGGCCGCCGTGATCGCCGACGCCCTCGGCGCGGAACGGCTGGTCATCCTCTCCAACACGCCGGGGTTCCTGGAGGATGCGGATGACGAGGAGACACTGATACCCCGGATATCCCGGGACGAAATCGACGAAGCGATCGCGACCCACGCCAGGGACCGCATGAAGAAGAAGCTGCTCGGCGCGAAGGAGGCGCTGGAGGTCGGCGTGGACCAGGTGATCCTGGGGGACGGCCGGATACCCGAACCGGTCACGGCGGCCCTGCGCGGCGCGGGCACGGTGATCGGGTAG
- a CDS encoding histidine--tRNA ligase, with protein MNYRAPRGTYDILPEDQAHWRHVTETTRRVCELFGYEQIDVPVFEQTGLFERSVGESTDIVEKEMYTFLDRNEERMTLRPEFTAGICRAYAERKLHGRPQPLRLFTIGPAFRYERPQAGRYRQFYQIDVEVLGSQDPAIDLEVMQVAWQIYEAVGIKNLSFQVNSTGCPACRPGYIETLRAWYAERLDGICGECARRYEQNPLRLLDCKNETCRAIADEAPRIADSLCDECESHFGKLRSYLDDLGRPYQVNHRLVRGFDYYTKTVFEVWAEGIGAQNAVCGGGRYDGLIGMVGGPETPAIGFASGIERIILTMKQEGIEPPGVPKPRVFVAYLGAEAKSAAVVLAQELRAAGVGATALWEDRSLKAQMRQADRLGAAYTLILGEEEVRNGVVMIRRMADSTQASVPRPEAVTAVKEGNAE; from the coding sequence ATGAACTACAGGGCACCGAGAGGCACCTACGACATCCTGCCCGAAGACCAGGCCCACTGGCGCCACGTCACCGAGACCACGCGCCGGGTCTGCGAACTCTTCGGCTACGAGCAGATCGACGTGCCGGTCTTCGAGCAGACCGGCCTCTTCGAACGGAGCGTCGGCGAATCCACCGACATCGTCGAGAAAGAGATGTACACCTTCCTCGACCGCAACGAGGAGCGAATGACCCTGCGCCCCGAGTTCACCGCCGGGATCTGCCGGGCCTACGCGGAGCGCAAGCTGCACGGCCGGCCCCAGCCCCTGCGGCTCTTCACCATCGGTCCGGCCTTCCGGTACGAGCGTCCCCAGGCGGGCCGGTACCGCCAGTTCTACCAGATCGACGTGGAAGTGCTGGGCAGCCAGGACCCGGCAATCGATCTCGAGGTCATGCAGGTCGCCTGGCAGATCTACGAAGCGGTCGGCATCAAGAACCTGTCCTTCCAGGTGAACAGCACGGGGTGCCCGGCGTGCCGTCCGGGATACATCGAAACGCTGCGGGCCTGGTACGCGGAGCGCCTGGACGGGATCTGCGGCGAATGCGCGCGCCGCTACGAGCAGAACCCGCTCCGGCTGCTGGACTGCAAGAACGAGACCTGCCGCGCGATCGCGGACGAAGCGCCGCGGATCGCGGATTCCCTGTGCGACGAATGCGAAAGCCACTTCGGCAAGTTGAGGTCCTACCTGGACGACCTGGGGCGGCCCTACCAGGTCAACCATCGCCTGGTGCGGGGTTTCGACTACTATACGAAGACCGTGTTCGAGGTTTGGGCCGAGGGCATCGGGGCGCAGAACGCGGTATGCGGCGGCGGCCGCTACGACGGGCTGATCGGCATGGTCGGCGGTCCCGAGACGCCGGCGATCGGATTCGCCTCGGGCATCGAACGCATCATACTCACGATGAAGCAGGAGGGGATCGAGCCTCCCGGGGTGCCGAAGCCGCGGGTATTCGTCGCCTATCTCGGTGCGGAGGCCAAGTCTGCCGCGGTGGTCCTGGCGCAGGAGCTGCGCGCGGCCGGCGTAGGCGCGACGGCACTGTGGGAGGACCGGAGCCTGAAGGCCCAGATGAGACAGGCCGACCGCCTCGGCGCCGCCTATACCCTGATCCTCGGCGAAGAAGAGGTGAGAAACGGCGTCGTGATGATCCGGCGCATGGCGGACAGCACCCAGGCGTCCGTGCCCCGGCCGGAGGCCGTGACCGCCGTTAAGGAAGGGAATGCTGAATGA
- a CDS encoding N-acetyl-gamma-glutamyl-phosphate reductase: MMIKVSIAGASGYGGGELLRLLLFHPEIEIGQVTSESLAGKPVGRSHPNLRRVTDLKFGALADLEPCDVLCLCLPHGEAMKRWDDFSGLSARVIDLSADFRLRDPADYPTWYGHAHAHPGVLGRFVYGLAELYRDEIRDAECVACTGCLAATAILSLAPLVRAGAVDPSRLFMEGKIGSSAAGHRADRSTHHPDRSGAVRSFKPTGHRHTAEIVQELTFGEQAPRVHFSATAIELVRGILMTTHAFANGNLSDRDIWGIYREAYEKEPFIRIIKERQGVFRYPDPKFLAGTNYCDIGFERDEHSDRVVVMGALDNLVKGAAGQAVQALNIMHGWDERTGLEFPGLHPV, from the coding sequence ATCATGATCAAGGTGTCTATCGCCGGCGCGTCCGGATACGGCGGTGGGGAACTGCTCCGCCTGCTCCTGTTCCACCCGGAAATCGAAATCGGGCAGGTGACGTCGGAATCGCTCGCGGGCAAGCCCGTCGGCCGGTCCCATCCGAACCTTCGGAGGGTCACGGACCTCAAGTTCGGCGCCTTGGCCGACCTCGAGCCCTGCGACGTCCTGTGCCTGTGCCTGCCCCACGGGGAGGCGATGAAGAGATGGGACGACTTCTCCGGCCTGTCGGCCCGCGTCATCGACCTGAGCGCGGACTTCCGCCTGCGCGATCCGGCGGACTATCCGACCTGGTACGGACATGCCCATGCCCATCCCGGCGTCCTTGGCCGGTTCGTGTATGGCCTGGCCGAACTCTACCGGGACGAGATCAGGGACGCCGAATGCGTCGCGTGCACCGGGTGCCTGGCCGCCACGGCGATCCTGTCGCTGGCGCCCCTCGTCAGGGCCGGCGCCGTCGACCCCTCCCGGCTGTTCATGGAGGGCAAGATCGGCTCCTCCGCGGCGGGACACCGGGCCGACCGGTCCACCCATCACCCGGACCGCAGCGGGGCCGTGCGGTCCTTCAAGCCCACGGGCCATCGCCACACGGCGGAGATCGTGCAGGAGCTCACCTTCGGCGAGCAGGCGCCCAGGGTCCATTTCTCGGCGACGGCCATCGAACTGGTGCGCGGCATCCTGATGACCACGCACGCTTTCGCAAACGGCAATCTGTCCGACAGGGATATCTGGGGAATCTACCGGGAAGCCTACGAGAAAGAACCCTTCATCCGCATCATCAAGGAACGCCAGGGCGTGTTCCGGTATCCCGATCCGAAGTTTCTCGCGGGGACCAATTACTGCGACATCGGGTTCGAGCGCGACGAGCACAGCGACCGGGTCGTGGTCATGGGCGCGCTGGACAACCTGGTCAAGGGCGCGGCCGGACAGGCCGTGCAGGCCCTCAACATCATGCACGGGTGGGACGAGCGGACGGGCCTGGAGTTTCCGGGCCTCCACCCGGTCTAG
- the lysX gene encoding lysine biosynthesis protein LysX — protein sequence MKIGMLLSIVSTEQKMLFEAAAKRGIVFDRLDDRRIVFDLENHRYDHDVILERCINHSRALNSLKILNAGGIRTVNNYEVARVCGNKFLTTMALVDHGVPTPKARVAFTAESALEEMESMGYPVVVKPPIGSWGRLIARVNDRHAAEAVLEHKETLGSYQHSVIYIQEYVEKPGRDIRSFVVDGETICAVYRYSDHWKTNTALGGTTADCPVEGDVGMLSARAAEAVGGGVVAVDLLESPDGILVNEVNYTMEFRNSIQPTGVDIPGRIIDYLVKVAQS from the coding sequence GTGAAGATCGGCATGCTGCTGTCCATCGTTTCCACGGAACAGAAGATGCTCTTCGAGGCCGCGGCGAAACGGGGTATCGTCTTCGACCGGCTGGACGACCGGCGCATCGTCTTCGACCTGGAGAACCACCGGTACGACCACGACGTCATACTCGAGCGGTGCATCAACCATTCCAGGGCCCTCAACTCGCTGAAGATACTCAACGCCGGCGGCATCAGGACCGTCAACAACTACGAGGTGGCCCGCGTGTGCGGGAACAAGTTCCTGACGACCATGGCGCTGGTGGACCACGGGGTGCCCACGCCGAAGGCCCGCGTCGCGTTTACCGCCGAGTCGGCCCTGGAGGAAATGGAATCCATGGGCTATCCCGTCGTGGTCAAGCCGCCCATCGGTTCGTGGGGGCGCCTCATCGCGCGGGTCAACGACCGTCATGCCGCCGAAGCGGTGCTCGAGCACAAGGAGACGCTGGGGTCCTATCAGCATTCGGTGATCTACATCCAGGAGTACGTGGAGAAGCCCGGCCGCGATATCCGATCCTTCGTGGTCGACGGCGAGACCATCTGCGCCGTCTACCGGTACTCGGACCACTGGAAGACCAACACCGCCCTGGGCGGGACGACGGCCGACTGTCCCGTGGAGGGTGACGTGGGGATGCTTTCCGCCCGCGCCGCGGAAGCGGTGGGTGGCGGCGTGGTGGCCGTCGACCTGCTGGAATCGCCGGACGGGATCCTGGTCAACGAGGTCAACTACACCATGGAATTCCGGAACAGCATACAACCGACGGGCGTGGACATTCCCGGCCGAATCATCGATTATCTGGTAAAGGTGGCCCAATCATGA
- a CDS encoding RimK family alpha-L-glutamate ligase encodes MELGIVLSRIRKDEKRLIAEAGRRGIDVTTIDNTRLVFELDRRHMDLDVVLERCIDHHRAVYALTVFDHWGIPTVNRQPVVETYGNRLLTSLALRENGVPVPEVRVAYTPRSALEAMEDMGYPVVLRPVEGPEGQLVSRIGDKYTAATVLEHKRILGAYHHSIFFMQKHIDSPGHDIRAYVVGDETVAAVSVLTHHWIGTITAGGLMKQEPVTEELNDLAVAAVRAIGGGIAVVDMVRTKDAWFVQEMGPPSGLSDASDVTGVNIPGKIMDYVADTVAQGGRNS; translated from the coding sequence ATGGAATTGGGCATCGTGCTGTCGCGTATCAGGAAGGACGAGAAGCGGTTGATCGCCGAGGCGGGCCGCCGCGGCATCGACGTGACGACGATCGACAACACGCGGCTGGTCTTCGAACTGGATCGGCGTCATATGGACCTGGACGTGGTCCTGGAGCGCTGTATCGATCACCATCGCGCCGTGTACGCGCTGACCGTCTTCGACCACTGGGGCATTCCGACGGTGAACCGCCAGCCGGTGGTGGAGACGTACGGGAACCGGCTGCTGACGTCCCTGGCCTTGCGGGAGAACGGGGTGCCGGTGCCGGAAGTGCGCGTGGCGTATACGCCGCGTTCCGCCCTGGAAGCCATGGAGGACATGGGGTACCCGGTCGTCCTCCGGCCCGTGGAGGGTCCCGAGGGCCAGCTCGTTTCCCGGATCGGGGACAAGTATACGGCGGCGACGGTCCTGGAGCACAAACGCATCCTCGGCGCCTATCACCACTCCATCTTCTTCATGCAAAAGCACATCGATTCGCCCGGACACGACATCAGGGCGTACGTGGTCGGCGACGAGACGGTGGCCGCCGTATCGGTGCTGACCCACCACTGGATCGGGACCATCACCGCCGGCGGCCTGATGAAGCAGGAGCCCGTCACGGAGGAACTGAACGACCTGGCGGTCGCAGCCGTCCGGGCGATCGGCGGCGGAATCGCGGTGGTGGACATGGTTCGCACGAAGGATGCCTGGTTCGTACAGGAGATGGGCCCGCCGTCCGGGCTTTCGGACGCATCGGACGTCACCGGCGTCAATATACCGGGGAAGATCATGGACTACGTGGCGGACACGGTGGCACAGGGGGGACGCAACTCGTGA
- the lysW gene encoding lysine biosynthesis protein LysW translates to MSGICPECGAEITLDYDVVVGEIITCPECGAELEVVSVDPLEFALAPEEEEDWGE, encoded by the coding sequence ATGAGCGGGATTTGCCCGGAATGTGGCGCCGAGATCACCCTGGATTATGATGTCGTGGTTGGCGAAATCATCACGTGCCCGGAGTGCGGCGCGGAATTGGAAGTGGTCAGCGTAGACCCGCTGGAGTTCGCGCTGGCACCGGAAGAAGAGGAAGACTGGGGAGAGTAA